The following are encoded together in the Thermomonas brevis genome:
- a CDS encoding sigma-54-dependent transcriptional regulator, whose amino-acid sequence MPTILVIDDNPAVGTALEVLFSLHDIRTLHAESPDEGLATLAREPAELVIQDMNFEADTTSGDEGVALFHRIRERHPDLPVILLTAWTHLESAVDLVKAGAADYLAKPWDDRKLLATVNNLLELGESRRELAQTQAGERKRRDALLRDFDLRGLVYADPASEAALTLACQVARSDIPVLITGPNGAGKERYAEIVHANSAVARGPFVALNCGALPAELIEAELFGAEAGAYTGANKPREGKFEAADGGTLFLDEIGTLPLAGQVKLLRVLETGRFERLGGNRERSVKVRIVSATNADLPALIAEGRFREDLYYRLNGIELRLPPLAQRPRDILPLARHFLPAGKHLGEDAERALQRHPWPGNVRELRNVMQRAALLARGEAIGAADLALPALAAQDSGGSDEPDRAAIEAALTRSGGVLAQAAADLGLSRQALYRRLDRLGIPRS is encoded by the coding sequence ATGCCCACCATCCTCGTCATCGACGACAACCCCGCTGTCGGCACCGCGCTGGAGGTGCTGTTCTCACTGCACGACATCCGCACCCTGCACGCGGAGTCGCCCGACGAGGGCCTCGCCACGTTGGCGCGCGAGCCGGCGGAGCTGGTGATCCAGGACATGAACTTCGAGGCCGACACCACCTCCGGCGACGAGGGCGTCGCGCTGTTCCACCGCATCCGCGAGCGCCACCCGGACCTGCCGGTGATCCTGCTGACCGCGTGGACGCATCTGGAATCGGCGGTGGATCTGGTCAAGGCCGGCGCGGCGGACTATCTCGCCAAGCCGTGGGACGACCGCAAGCTGCTGGCGACGGTGAACAACCTGCTGGAACTGGGCGAATCGCGGCGCGAACTGGCGCAGACGCAGGCCGGCGAGCGCAAGCGCCGCGACGCGCTGCTGCGCGACTTCGACCTGCGCGGGCTGGTCTATGCCGATCCCGCCAGCGAGGCCGCGCTGACGCTGGCCTGCCAGGTGGCACGCTCGGACATCCCGGTGCTGATCACCGGGCCGAACGGCGCCGGCAAGGAGCGCTACGCGGAAATCGTCCACGCCAATTCGGCGGTGGCGCGCGGCCCGTTCGTCGCGCTCAACTGCGGCGCGCTGCCGGCGGAGCTGATCGAGGCCGAACTGTTCGGCGCGGAGGCCGGCGCCTACACCGGCGCGAACAAGCCGCGCGAAGGCAAGTTCGAAGCGGCCGACGGCGGCACCCTGTTCCTCGACGAGATCGGCACGCTGCCGCTGGCCGGCCAGGTGAAGCTGCTGCGCGTGCTGGAGACCGGCCGCTTCGAGCGCCTGGGCGGCAACCGCGAGCGCAGCGTGAAGGTGCGCATCGTCAGCGCCACCAACGCCGACCTGCCGGCGCTGATCGCCGAGGGCCGGTTCCGCGAGGATCTCTACTACCGTCTCAACGGCATCGAACTGCGGCTGCCGCCGCTGGCGCAACGCCCGCGCGACATACTGCCGCTGGCGCGTCACTTCCTGCCCGCTGGCAAGCATCTTGGCGAGGACGCCGAACGCGCGCTGCAGCGCCATCCCTGGCCCGGCAACGTGCGCGAGTTGCGCAACGTGATGCAGCGTGCGGCACTGCTGGCGCGCGGCGAGGCCATCGGCGCGGCCGACCTCGCGCTGCCCGCCCTCGCTGCGCAGGACAGCGGCGGAAGCGACGAACCCGACCGCGCCGCCATCGAAGCCGCGCTGACGCGCAGCGGCGGCGTGCTGGCGCAGGCCGCCGCCGACCTCGGCCTGTCGCGGCAGGCCCTGTACCGCCGGCTCGACCGGCTCGGCATCCCGAGAAGCTGA
- a CDS encoding ABC transporter permease, translated as MEIRPILSALLRHKTAALLIVLEIALSCAIVCNAVFIIGSRVEHMHRDSGIVEDELVDIQVSSLMPDADNDALRRMDVAALSAIPGVKSVASVNQIPYGGNVWMGGVSLAPEQPEPTVNPSQYMDDGNLLRTLGLRVIEGRGFNADEYRMDSELQKSGGHVPVMLVSRSMARRLFPDGGSAVGKDVYVSDTAPTRIVGVVDDLVAPGSDGDPAQDYVTMILPIPVSNGEYVLRTDPARRAEVLKAAADVLNRVDPNRLIGDQNTLTDMRRDFYSRDRAVVWLLLAVCIALLAVTALGIVGLASFWVQQRTKQIGIRRALGATRGQILRYFQTENFLIATVGIALGMLLAYAINQMLMSKYELPRLPWHYLPIGATLLWALGQIAVLGPARRAAMVPPAIATRSA; from the coding sequence ATGGAAATCCGCCCCATCCTCTCCGCCCTGCTCCGCCACAAGACCGCCGCGCTGCTGATCGTGCTGGAGATCGCGCTGAGCTGCGCCATCGTCTGCAACGCGGTGTTCATCATCGGCAGCCGGGTCGAGCACATGCATCGCGACAGCGGCATCGTCGAGGACGAACTGGTGGACATCCAGGTGTCCAGCCTGATGCCGGACGCCGACAACGACGCCCTGCGGCGCATGGACGTGGCCGCGCTGTCGGCGATCCCTGGCGTGAAGTCGGTCGCCAGCGTCAACCAGATCCCCTACGGCGGCAACGTCTGGATGGGCGGCGTCTCGCTGGCGCCGGAGCAGCCCGAGCCGACCGTGAATCCCTCGCAGTACATGGACGACGGCAACCTGCTGCGCACGCTGGGTCTGCGCGTGATCGAGGGCCGCGGCTTCAACGCGGACGAATACCGCATGGACAGCGAGCTGCAGAAGTCGGGCGGCCACGTGCCGGTGATGCTGGTCAGCCGCAGCATGGCGCGGCGCCTGTTCCCGGACGGCGGCAGCGCGGTGGGCAAGGACGTGTACGTCTCCGACACCGCGCCGACCCGCATCGTCGGCGTGGTCGACGACCTCGTGGCGCCCGGCAGCGACGGCGATCCGGCGCAGGACTACGTGACGATGATCCTGCCGATCCCCGTATCCAACGGCGAATACGTCCTCCGCACCGATCCCGCGCGCCGCGCGGAAGTGCTGAAGGCCGCGGCCGACGTGCTCAACCGCGTCGATCCCAACCGCCTCATCGGCGACCAGAACACCCTGACCGACATGCGCCGCGACTTCTACAGCCGCGACCGCGCCGTGGTCTGGCTGCTGCTGGCCGTGTGCATCGCGCTGCTGGCAGTCACCGCGCTGGGCATCGTCGGCCTGGCCAGCTTCTGGGTGCAGCAGCGCACCAAGCAGATCGGCATCCGACGTGCGCTGGGCGCGACCCGCGGGCAGATCCTGCGCTACTTCCAGACCGAGAACTTCCTGATCGCGACGGTCGGCATCGCGCTGGGCATGCTGCTGGCCTACGCCATCAACCAGATGCTGATGTCGAAGTACGAGCTGCCGCGGCTGCCGTGGCACTACCTGCCGATCGGCGCGACGCTGCTGTGGGCGCTCGGGCAGATCGCCGTGCTGGGACCGGCGCGGCGCGCGGCGATGGTGCCGCCGGCGATCGCCACCCGCTCGGCCTGA